In the genome of Bacteroidota bacterium, the window ATGGATTGGCAAAGAAAATTCAGAATATGATATTGCCAATATAGAACCACGTATTTTGGAAGAAAACCCTGAATTATCTAATTGCTCTAATGTGGAGAATACGCGCAAACTGGTCCCCTAGTTCCGCGTTAAGCTGACCCCCTT includes:
- a CDS encoding DNA methyltransferase encodes the protein MSKQKLELTWIGKENSEYDIANIEPRILEENPELSNCSNVENTRKLVP